TTCAGTATCAAGCTGATTGCCCTGACGTGCCTTGGGGTTGACGAATACTAAGATATTTTTCATAACTATTGGATGAAGCGAGTGTTACACATTTCTGATCTTCACTTTGGCCGAATCCATCCTCCTGCAATCAAATCGCTGGAACTATTTTTAAGTAACGATTCACTTAAGCTGGATTTGATCATTATGACAGGTGACTGGACTCAGCGGGCTCGCAGCAGTCAATATCAGGCAGCGGCAGAGTTCATAAAGAAAATGCCCGTTCCAATCATAACGATTCCCGGTAATCACGATATCCCTCTGTATAATTTCATGTCACGCCTTCTTCGCCCGTTAGCAAATTATAACAAATATATAAGAAAACTAACCAAGGATTGCTACGAGGATTCTGAACTCGCTGTGGTGGGCTTTCGCACAGCCACGGCGATTCGTTCTGTTGAAGGACGACTTCTAAAATCAGATATTCTGCGAGCCGAAAAGATTTTTAAGGCCGCTTCTCCCCAAGCCTTGCGAATCATTGCGTGCCATCATCCCCTCTTCGTTCCAAATCATGGCGCAGAAATTCGTCCAAAAAAGTTGATCCCCAAATTATTTGATTTGCGTCCACATGTGATTCTAAGCGGGCACTCGCATTTAAATTGGATCGAATTGGTAAACCCCGGCACAGATCAGGAAATCTTGCATATATCAGCAGGAAGTGCGACCTCGAACCGACTTCGAGGGGAAGAAAACAATTTTCATGTCTTGGAAGTCGACGGAAAGTCGTTGAAAATCGAAACCTATTTTTTAGGTGAAACTGGCTTTATCACCCGTGAGGACCATGTGGCTCGTAATATTCAGTTTCACCGTGGCGGAAATATTGAAATACAAAAAAAGACCTCTGGGTAATGACTTTGCCGCCAAAGAGCCCCGGGCCACTTTCGGGCACCTGTTCACAGACTAAACACAATATACACGAGTTTTCATGTGGTTAGCGGCGAAACCCCATGGAACTATAATTGCAATTTAGTTTACCATGAACAAAATCAAACTTTTGCTATGGATAACATTTGTAGTGATGCCTATTGCCTTTGCTCAGGCAGAGGAATCGGCCGAAGCAGAGATCCTTGAAACGAAGCTAGAACCCGCAAAAGTCGCCCAGAAAGACAAAACCTATATCCGTCTTTCTGAAGGTAAAATCTTTGAATTGGATAGCATTCCTGATCGCGAGGCCATGCGCGAAGCCCTGGGTCTTAAGATCCCCGAAAAGCTCCAAAAGCAAATTCTAGCCAAAGGCGGATCCATCGAAGAAGTCGATCCTCTCGCTCCTTTCGAAAGCATGTCCCCACAGCAAAAGGAAAAATTTAAAAACATGCGCATTCATTTTCTGACCAATGCCGCCCGAATTTTGAATTCGACAAAGTTTGCTTTGGGCGCCGGCAGCCTGGTGGGCGATGGTTTCAGCTTCGTCACCTTGAAGGCGAAAAAAGTATTTGGTAAGGGCGAAAGTCAACAGCCCCCAGAAAAGCGCACATTCAAAGAGCGCAGTCATCAGGTGACTCAGTCCTTACTTCGTGGAATTGATTACAAACTGTGGTCTCAGGCTCCTTTAGTAATGGAGTCCAACGAATTTGGCATCAGTGTCGCTGCGGGATTTTTAGCTGAGACTGGAATCATGCGCCGGGGTGCTGGCGGTATTGAAGAGGTCGGCATCAATCTGGGTTATAACAAAACTTCCAAAGCATTCGTTTTTGAGATCTTTCACAACTCTGAAAAATTCGATAACACCAAGGGAGCCTTCACGGTTTTCGGGTTGGTTGGAAAAGCCGGTTTGATGATTTCCCGTCGTAACGGGTCTGAGACACAAAAGGGCAGCGCCTTTTATCCGCCGATGCTTCCTGCTTACAGTATGACCTCGTCCGAGTACTTTACGGCGGGATTTAGCTCAAGCTTGGGGTTTCCTCCCCCACCATTTTCCGACGTCATGATGTACACCAATAAATTTGAAAGCCACAGCCTGATTCGCATCACCGTTTCCCCCGTCGTAAAAGGCTTTGTTCGCATGGAGGTAGGAGATGTGAAGGGTTCATTTAAATTGGTTGTTATGCGCTTTGTCGACGTTTTCACATCCATTGCAAACAAGCTTCGTTTTCACCGTGCTCCCATGGATTGCAGAGGAGTGTTTATTTAAAACGGGGCTCTGTCCGGTCTCTTCAAGTGCTCGCAAGCCGCAGGCCATTCTTCGGCCATAACTGTCGACATATTTAACACACTCACGTCCCTCCTTAGAATGCTCCGGGAGGATCCAATACCAAATCAGGGCCCTATTTGAACCAAAGAGTCCTAATCTCATTTATATGTATTTGATTCCGCTGGGTCCGTTTTTGCATCAATTTTCATTGATGGGCGGCTTGGTACCGCAAAATCAAAGGAGATACCTGTGGGTAAGCCAATTAATCTCGTCCTTACAGCGGCTCTCTCTTTTGGAGGCGTAACGGCACTTCTTCCGACATTCTCATTTGCAGCTCCCACCCAGAAATCCCAAACCGGCATGAATGGATTCCAGCTTGATGCGAATGCCGTAGTACCAGAAATTGTGGCATTGGGAATTCAACCACAAGTTTATAAGGTCATGCCCCCTCGCTTAAAAGAACAATCTTACGTCGAAGACCAATACGTTCTGCACATCATACTTGGCCACTTGACGGTTGATCAGTTCACCGAGCTTAAATCTCTTTATGGCGCTCATAGTTCCATTCAATATGACGCTAAGAAAAACTACAACCTTATTGATTTCCTACCACGGGCTATCCAAGCCACAGTAAATAAAACCTTTACTCAAACTGCCATTAGCGGTTTTCCATTGGGTGCGGTCGAAACTTCTGAAGATATCAAGGGTGAACTTTGGCCACTTGAAAAAAATGGCGTGGGCTTTTTCACGAATTGCTGGGGCACAACGATTGAGGTTTTAAGATCACTCCGTTCAGATGACGTGGCTATCCCCTACACTTTGTCCTGGCCATCTCGTGAGACGGCGGACGAATACTTTAAAGACGATACATACAGTTCAAAAACAAAAGAATCCGCTCTTCAGTTTGGTGATGTGCTGGTTGTTTCACTGAAGTCTGGGTCTGATGTGGTGATTCAGCATACGGCATTCATCATCAACAAATCAGTTGTGTTTGAAAAAACCGACACAATGGATGACGACCCTTATCGTCTTTCTTTACGCGCAGATGTTTTAAGCAAGTACAAACAAATCTTTGAAGGCGACGAGGTTTTTAAATATCGCCATTTTAGTTCGGACAAAGAAATTCTTCCCTCTCAAGATGCTCTCAATCCTAATACATTCTTCACTCCAGAGGCGCTTAAGATTCTGCTCCAAACACTGCCTGAAATTCCAATCAACAATCTTTCTATGGGTTGCGAAATCGGTTTTGGCGGAGGCTGCGATCTGACTACAACTGAAATCCATGTCATCAACGTGATCACAAATCCACGAACAGGACTCGGAACTCTGAACGGCGATCCGAAAGTTTTAAAACACTTCCGACCACTCTAAAAACCTGTTGAAGGCTGACAAAGAACTTAAAAATAACTATGAAGCTCATTGCCAAAATTGTTCCTCTTTTTCTAATTTTCGTCGGCTGCCAACATAATGCGAACCGCAATCCATCCTCCACACCAGCACTGAGCCCGCGGTTTAAAGAGGAAAGTATTAGTAGCATCGCCAATCGCCATAATTTGATTGTAGTTCACGCCACCACAGAATTTGATCCACAGCAATCCGCAGCGAAGGGCATTGATAAACTTGTTAAGGAATTCAAAGCCAGTGGTCGTCCGGTTATTTACTTAGTCAGCGACCAAACGGCGCAAGGCTATGATCGCTGGTACACCGCGGACCGAAATCCTGATTTTGAAATTTTCTCTGAGGGTGGTGAGCACAATCTTCCGATCAACACCAATGAAGTAACAATCGTTGGTGGCTTTTGGGGAAGCACAGACACATTGAATGGCTGCCACGCCTTGGCGATGAAAGATGCTATCCGCATGCATTTTGAAAAGTCAAAGATGCCTCTTACAATTCATATCCCTTTGAATGCGACATACTTTTATAGCGAATGGACCCTCTTTCGCCAAGAGATGCTCTCCTCCGGTGACATTGATTTAAGTGCGATCCCGATTGACAAGTATCCTTTCGCGACATTGTTTTTCTTAAGAGATGATAGCGGAGCGGGCGATAACGGCAACGAACAGACGTTCGTGCATAGCTACAACGGCCGGGAAAATAAGAAATACCGCGCCGGAGAGAATGTCAGTCGCGCAAATTATCAATTCAGATTCTATATCAATAATAAACTGATTGAATCCGTCACCGGCCCTGGGCAAAGAATCGTAAATATTAAATTCGAAACTATATAGTCTGTCAGCGCAGACGGTTGCCGTAGAGAATGACCCTCTGTTGGACTATCGTTTCATTTTATCGATTTCCGCAAGAGCAACATTCAAAGGCAATTTAGAATACCTTTAACATCTTCAGATTTTCGGCATAGCAAGTGCATTAAAGCACGCATGCTGTATAGACAGATCGCTAAATGCCCTAATTTCCTCCTCAGCCGTGTTTTTACCGCGGCCCAGGCCTTATTTGTTACTGTGTCCATGATCTACACAGTACCAATTTGCATTCTTATGTTATTCATTCCCTCAGCCGCCTTTGCTCAGATCGATATGGCACTTGTGGCTCAGGATTTTAAACTCACTTTTGCGTTTGTAGGCTCGCCTGATGAATCCACTGCCTGGAAGACTACCGGGACCGACTTTCTTTATATGAAAAATGAAAGCCGTCCAGAAATTCGAAAAATGGCACAGGTCGACTGCGAACTAATCGACGGCAAATCTATTCTTAAACTCAGTTACCCCTATTCTCGGCCAAACGAGCAGATCGTAGGGCTCACTCGCCCATTCACCGAAATCGGCGACCTCTCCTGTGAAAACTATTTGGATTCAAAGAAAAAACTGCTGACGAATGCATCCCCAACTCAACTCGACATCACGGACCAGCAGCTCATGAAGCTGGTCAATAAAGGTCTTTATAAAAATATTGAAAAAATGGGAACGATGAGTTTTCAGCATGGGCACATCACTGACGAGGTCTATGTTTTTCTGCCGGGCCTATACATGTCAGGAAATCAATTCTTACTTGAAGCGCGACAGAAGTTCAATCAAGGTGCGAACGTCATTCTGACGACACTGCCTGGGCATGAACGTCAGTCTATTGACTCCCGGGAAAACTCAGTCGGCGTCTGGCTCGCCTACTCTGATTACATCGTTAAGATGGCAGCCAGATTCTACGGCAAAAAAGTAGTCCTCGTCGGCCAATCCACGGGAGGTCTCCTTGCCGTTCGCACGGCCAAAAACAACAAAGTTGATGGATTGATTCTCCATCAACCGTTCTTTGCTGTTAGCAAGGGCGTGAAAGCGGCTCTGGCTATTGGAAATTTATTGCCAGAGTCCTTATTAAATTTCTCTTTTGAAAAATACAACTTGAACGAAGCTTTAAAGGTCGCAATAGAAGATCAAAAACTTCTGGAGATTCCCTACGAGAACATTCCGTCTGACATTCCTGTCACGGTTTTTGTGGCCGACGACGATTCCGTCGTTTCCACCAAAGCGACCCTTGAGTGGGCAAAACGATATGCTCCGCACGCAATCATTCATCATCACTCCGATGGGCACATGAGTATTAGCGATTTTTAGGCTCATTGTGATTTAATAAATTTATTTTGACTCGGCAGAGTTTTGATTGCGAAATTCAGCTGGTAAAAGGAACCCATCTTCCGCAACTAATTGACGTTCGTTCTGTGTTTCAACTTTAAGATGCTTTCTTAACGCAGCTTTAAACTGCCAGCCTCGCACCCACAGAATCGCGTCTTGCGTTTTCTTGCCTGGCACATCATAGGCTTCAGCAATCTCAAATCCATATTTACGATAAAGACGTTCGTGCGCTGGCGAAAGAACATGGCATATATAGACATCATAGTCACTCGCCATTCTTAACCAGGCCATCTCAATAATTTGAGTTGTTCTTTCACGAATTCGCGGATTCTCCGACGCCACAGAGAAATTACCGATTTCAACGACGCGCACGCCACGATCCATAAAATGCTCAAGCTTTTTTGTGACCGCAAGCTCACCCACGTTTTGAGTTCGATTCAAACGAACAAAAGGCAAATCTTTGCGTTGCGACAACAAATATCACACTAAGCAGCCTTCGGAATCTCCTGAGGCTGCTGTTTTTTATTCAGGATCAGATTTAACTCCTGAGCCGCTTTGTCAGCATTGTTGACACTGTAATAGTAGGCCTTACCGGCGATATTTTTCCGCACAGAGCATTGTCATGTTTAACTGCTCTTCATAGCCAGCAAGTTTAAGAGTGCCGGTCAAAGTAAGTCTTCCATTGGAGATTATTGAAACCATACCGGAGTAAGAGCCATTGGTGTGGCGAAGAGTTACGTTTCCAGTGGAGGCATCCCTTAATTCGCCGATTAGAACCCAGCCTCCGTAAATCATTGTGATATTTGTCGTGCGATGCTGAATGGCGCCGGTCGGGGTTGCCTCTACTTCTGCGCGGTGCTCATATAGATTTACAACCAAGGTGTCGTCTTGGCAAATCTGCCACATGCTGTCGCCACCCTGACGAATGCGCTGAACTGTCGTCATATCTTTTAGGATCAACTTTGAATAAGTGTACTTGGCATCTTCAAGGCCGATAAGCCCCAGGTACTCATGTAGAACCAAGGATAGCTTTTCGTCTTCTGTGAATCCAATCCAGCGGTTGCTGTTAAAAATAATTCTTTTTTCCGCAGGGTAATTGATGGCATCTTTTGGAATGCCATTAAGAATCAGCTTTTGATTCGTTGATTCAACTTTTGTCGAAGAAATCGCATCGCGCAGAAGTATTACGTTCAAGCCTTCAATGTTTGAATTTTGCAGATACTTATTCAGTTTTTCTGCATAAACCTGGAATTGAAGGGAATAGGTGTCGCCACCGTTGCCAACATATCGTGGGCCAGCAAAAGCAAGGGGCGAAAGAAGAAGCATTATAAGGACCAGGATGGTGGATTTCATGACATTCCTTTTTTACGGTCGATTCTAAAAAACTGAACTGAAAATTGATAGACACTGTTCTTGTTTGCGGATTTTGTATAAAAATCGTCCGCGAATTGCTTTTGAAACTTTCTTAATGCTTTTTTTGCTTCGTCTATTTTGCTGTCGTCAAATGCGAAAGTAGTGCTGCCAAATTCCCGATGGGTGACAGTTTGTTCATGCAAAGCTTTGATTCCCTTGTTTAAAACCTGCTCATGGAAATTACGAATAGCTATCGAGGAGATGTCCATTGTGCTTTCTGTTTCAGGAAAGCACGGCTTCATTTTTCCGTCTTCGATTTTTAGTAACTCGGCAGCTATCAAATCCTGAATCGCCCGGCGAATCGTTGCCTGAGGCAGGCGCAAACGCTCCATAAGCTCATATTCATGATGGGAAAACCCTTCGACTTCCGTCAGCTCAAGAATTGCCTGATGGTACCAGGTGCCTGTCGCTGAAAAATCCTTAGGGCGCATTTTGTAGGACTTGGTTTGCTTAAAAGATGCCAACTCTAGGGTCGCAGCCTTGCGATCTTTCTCGCTGCGGGAATGAAATGCCTTAGAACTCAGAATAAACACCCGGCTTTCTGTCAAAGCCATTCCCAGTAAGACGCTCAATCGCTCTGCCGTCTTTGGAGCCATACCTTTTTTATTGGAAAGAAAGTCAGAGAGCCATGAAGGGGTAACTTCAAGATCGCGAGCAAATGATCTAAGGGAATAATGGGGATTCGCGTTCGAGCGGCGCGCGAATTCGTCTGCCAAATATTTATAGTGAAAGGACTGATCCAGTTTCATGGGGTCCTTTTATTGCAAAGTCTGAAAGGTCGCCACAAATAAAGAGATCAGAGTGTTCACTGAGATTATAGTCGGTGAATAGCCTGTAAAAAGGTTATCTAAATCGAGTTACTAATAGAGAGAATGAAAGAATTACGCATGTCCACTGAGTTTTAGCCCAGTGGACACTATGTACACTGAAATCTCGATTTCTTGCCTGCTTGTCCTGTAAAGGTTGTCTCAGAAAAACAAACAAACATTTTGAATAAAGGAAATGCAAATGAAAAAACTTATCCTAGTAGTTGGAATGACATTGGCTGCAACCCCATCTTTCGCAAAAGACAGCAGATGGTTGCTTTGCAAAGGCGACACCGTTGTTTTGGGAGAAAACAACTCGTTGGTAGTTAACGTATTTGAACATCGCAAAGGTCCTGCGGGCAGAGAGACTTCATTGACTCTATTGTTCGGAGGCTGGTTATTGAAGGGTGCTATTGATAATACAAACTCTTACTCCCGTGATGTCCAGTTGTCTGGAGACCGTTCAGGTTTTGACGGCAAAGTCACTCTGGATTGGGGCGCATCAACCGTACAACTGGAGGGCATTTTAGATCTTCAATATAAAACACCGGTATCCGTAATTTTGAAGTGTGATGACCTAAGCCGATAGTTAACCAACTAAATAGAAAAGGAATAGTAATATGAAACTACTTATCACTTGCGCTCTTATATTTGCAGCTAGCATTTCTTTTGCTAGTACGTCCGAAAAATCTAAACAAGCTGTTCTTTCCAGTCCGGAGGTTCAAGCTGTCGTTCTTACCGTTGCCAAATTGCGCGGGCTTGAATGCTTTACGCCCAAAGTGGACAAAATCCAAATCACGGAAGTGGATGACAGCACCGAGAAATTCAGTGTTCCGGTGATGTGTAATTTTCCAATTGATCCCACAACTGGACAAGGCGGTGCCGAATTAACTTCCGTAACCGTGACTGGTTTTGTTTATAGCAAAACACACGTCCGAGTTTTCGGTATGGAAATCAAAGAGTTTGAGTAATTGATATTTCATAGGGAGAAATTTCGTCAGTGTTCCGAATTATCGCTTCAGTGACTGTCGCCACGAAATAGAAACAGAATGCGCCATCAACGAGGC
This is a stretch of genomic DNA from Bdellovibrio sp. GT3. It encodes these proteins:
- a CDS encoding alpha/beta hydrolase translates to MIYTVPICILMLFIPSAAFAQIDMALVAQDFKLTFAFVGSPDESTAWKTTGTDFLYMKNESRPEIRKMAQVDCELIDGKSILKLSYPYSRPNEQIVGLTRPFTEIGDLSCENYLDSKKKLLTNASPTQLDITDQQLMKLVNKGLYKNIEKMGTMSFQHGHITDEVYVFLPGLYMSGNQFLLEARQKFNQGANVILTTLPGHERQSIDSRENSVGVWLAYSDYIVKMAARFYGKKVVLVGQSTGGLLAVRTAKNNKVDGLILHQPFFAVSKGVKAALAIGNLLPESLLNFSFEKYNLNEALKVAIEDQKLLEIPYENIPSDIPVTVFVADDDSVVSTKATLEWAKRYAPHAIIHHHSDGHMSISDF
- a CDS encoding TIGR02147 family protein produces the protein MKLDQSFHYKYLADEFARRSNANPHYSLRSFARDLEVTPSWLSDFLSNKKGMAPKTAERLSVLLGMALTESRVFILSSKAFHSRSEKDRKAATLELASFKQTKSYKMRPKDFSATGTWYHQAILELTEVEGFSHHEYELMERLRLPQATIRRAIQDLIAAELLKIEDGKMKPCFPETESTMDISSIAIRNFHEQVLNKGIKALHEQTVTHREFGSTTFAFDDSKIDEAKKALRKFQKQFADDFYTKSANKNSVYQFSVQFFRIDRKKGMS
- a CDS encoding metallophosphoesterase family protein — translated: MKRVLHISDLHFGRIHPPAIKSLELFLSNDSLKLDLIIMTGDWTQRARSSQYQAAAEFIKKMPVPIITIPGNHDIPLYNFMSRLLRPLANYNKYIRKLTKDCYEDSELAVVGFRTATAIRSVEGRLLKSDILRAEKIFKAASPQALRIIACHHPLFVPNHGAEIRPKKLIPKLFDLRPHVILSGHSHLNWIELVNPGTDQEILHISAGSATSNRLRGEENNFHVLEVDGKSLKIETYFLGETGFITREDHVARNIQFHRGGNIEIQKKTSG